Within Deinococcota bacterium, the genomic segment CCTCGTTGTTGCTGATCACCAGGGCGACGGAGGCGAGCGGGTGCGAGGCGGGAAAGGCTTGGAGGATGGCACTCAAGTTGCTGCCCTTTCCCGAAGCGAAGACGGCCAGACGTACCGGACGCGAGAGAGGAAAGCTGGTCATGGCTCCATTCTAACCCCGCAGCCGGCCAAGGCCAAGAAGATGGCAGGAGGCGGACCAGCGGAGGAGAGAAAAACGCCGCTTCCGCTTCCAGACCTAGGGCGCTCTAGCTCGAGCCGGAGTACGGCAGTGGCGAGGGACAGGGCGCGCCAAAGCTCACTCCTCGCGGCGAAGCTTCAGGGACTCGGGCAAGCCCAGCGCATCCTGCCGCGCCGCCCACTGCGCCTGGCGCCACAGGCCGCGCAGGACCATCACGTCCTTGGCGGTGAGTCCGGCGCGGTCGAAGAGGTTACGAAAATGGGCCATGGCCGCGCGCTCGCGCAACCTGTCGGTGTAGCCGATCAGGTGCATCGTCTCGTGCAGGTGGTCGTACATCGCCTCGATCGCAGCCCTGGAGGCCAGCGCCCTCTCCCCTTGCTCCCCCGCCCCTTGCTCCGGCGCCTCTTGCTCCGGCGCCCCTTGGAGTCTCCCCTGGAAGCACTCGTAAGCCAGAACCTGCACGGCCTGCGCCAGGTTCAAGGAGGCGTAGTCGGCGGTGGGAATCTGGATAAAACCCTGACAGTAGCTCAAGTCCTCGTTGCTGAGGCCGAAGTCCTCGGGGCCGAAGAGGAGCGCGGCGCGGCGGCCTCTGATGAGCGCCGCGGCCTGGCGCGGCGTATAGACCTCTCTGGCGGCCGTCCGGGGCCGGGCGGTGGTGCCCAGGACCAGGGTCCGGTCCGCGACCGCTTCGCGCACCGAGGCGCAGCGCACGGCGCCCCTCAGCACCTCCTGAGCGTGCGCGGCGAGCGCAAAGGCCTCGGCGTTGAGGAGGCGCTGCGGCGCCACCAGCCAGAGGTCAGCGAAGCCGAAGTTCTTGACGGCGCGGGCGCTCGAGCCCATGTTGCGCGGGTCCTTGGGCCGCACCAGGACGAATCTCAGGTCGGACACGACATCAGACACAAAGACAGTATAAGGACAGCCGGTAAAAAGACAGTACGGTATACGGTGCTATTCCAGCGCCTCGAGAAGCGCCTCGACCTCCAGGGCAGCCCGTGTCTCCCCTACCGCCTGAAACAAGCTGATACTTTCCGCAAAGCAGCTCTTGGCCGCGGCCTTATCACCCTGAGCCGCGGCGAGTTCACCTAGAGCCCGCCACGCGCAGGCTTGGCACATGGCGTCGCCGGCCCTAATGCCCTCTACCAGCGCCTCCTGCAAAAGCTGCCGCGCCCCTTCCCACTCCCCCTGCAGAAAGCGGATGGAGCCTCGTTCGTAGAGGTTGGCGGAAAAGCCTGCTCGATGATCGGGCAAGCGCCTCTTCAAAAGGGTGTGCTCGTCGGCAAACAGACGTAGCGCCGCCTTGTAGTCTCGCGCCAGACGTGCGACCATGCCCAGCTGATGCAAGGCGACGTGCTCCGCTCGACGGTCACCCCTCCTCCTGGCGCGGTCCAAGAGCGTGGTGTAACAGCGCCTCGCCTCCGCAAAGGCGCCTTGCTCAGCCTTAACAAAACCCAAACCGTGAAGTGCCGCGTCATTGTCGTGGTCACCTTGTTCCGTTTCGCCAAGGCACTCCAGATAGAGAGCCTCGGCCTCCTCGAGCCGACCCTGCTCGAAAGCTTCACAGGCCCTCGCCAGTTTCGAAGCCATAACCATCCCTCAGTTTAGCCTAAGGCTTCGTCAGCCACGCCAAAATCGCGGCGGCGGCAGCGTGCTAGCCTGACCTTAAGGAGAGGATATGTTGCGAAATATCTTCAAGAGGCGGCCGAACGACCCCCGGATCCCCGCCGGGCAGAGCGTCACCGAGCGCTTTCCCGTGCTCACCTACGGCCCCACCCCGCGCGTTTCAAAAGAAGCCCTCGAGCTCAAGGTCTTCGGCTTGGCCGACGAGCTGACCTTCACCTGGCAAGACCTCATGAACATGCCGCAGACCAGCATTACCAAGGACTTTCACTGCGTCACCCACTGGTCGAAGATGGAGGTGGCCTGGACGGGCGTCCTGACGACCGAGCTGATGAAGCACCTTGCGCTCAAGGACGGCGCCAGCCACGTGATGCTTCACTGTTACGGCGGCTACACCACCAACCTGAAGCTGGACGACTTCCTGGCCGAGTCCTGCCTGCTGGCGCACAAGCTTTTCGGCGAGGACATCCCTGTCGAGCACGGCGGCCCCCTGCGCACCATCATCCCGCAGCTCTACGCCTGGAAGAGCGCCAAATGGCTTTCGGGGCTCGAGTTCATGAGCCAGAACGTGCCGGGCTTCTGGGAGCGCAACGGCTACCACATGCGCGGCGACCCCTTTGGCGAGGAGCGCTATGGTTAGGCAGGAGCCGGAATTCAGCGGCGGGTCAGTTGAGCGCTCCGGCCTCCTGCCGCGTCTCGAAGCTGAAGCCGCCCGCGCCGGGCTCGACGACGATGGTGTCGCCGTCCTTGACGTCGCCGGCGATGATCTTTTTGGACAGCGGCGTCTCGATCAGGCTCTGGATGGCGCGCTTCAAGGGCCGGGCGCCGAAGACCGGGTCGTAGCCGACGCGCGCGAGGTGTTCCATCGCGGCGGGGGTGAACTCGACCGCGATGCGCTTGTCCGCCAGGCGGCGCTTCAAGTAGCTCAGCTGGATCTCGGCGACCCTCTGCACCTGCTCGCGGTCCAGCGCGTGGTAGACGATGATATCGTCGACGCGGTTCAAGAATTCGGGGCGGAAGTGCCCCTGCAGCAGGTTGAAGACGGTGCTCTTGATCGCCTCGTAGTCCGCGCCGCTGCGGCTGGCCTCCAAAATCTGCGGTGAGCCGATGTTCGAGGTCATGATGACCACCGTGTTCCTGAAGTCCACGGTGCGGCCGTGCGAGTCGGTCAGCCGGCCGTCATCGAGGAGCTGCAAGAGGG encodes:
- a CDS encoding RNA methyltransferase, coding for MSDVVSDLRFVLVRPKDPRNMGSSARAVKNFGFADLWLVAPQRLLNAEAFALAAHAQEVLRGAVRCASVREAVADRTLVLGTTARPRTAAREVYTPRQAAALIRGRRAALLFGPEDFGLSNEDLSYCQGFIQIPTADYASLNLAQAVQVLAYECFQGRLQGAPEQEAPEQGAGEQGERALASRAAIEAMYDHLHETMHLIGYTDRLRERAAMAHFRNLFDRAGLTAKDVMVLRGLWRQAQWAARQDALGLPESLKLRREE
- a CDS encoding tetratricopeptide repeat protein — translated: MVMASKLARACEAFEQGRLEEAEALYLECLGETEQGDHDNDAALHGLGFVKAEQGAFAEARRCYTTLLDRARRRGDRRAEHVALHQLGMVARLARDYKAALRLFADEHTLLKRRLPDHRAGFSANLYERGSIRFLQGEWEGARQLLQEALVEGIRAGDAMCQACAWRALGELAAAQGDKAAAKSCFAESISLFQAVGETRAALEVEALLEALE
- a CDS encoding sulfite oxidase-like oxidoreductase, whose protein sequence is MLRNIFKRRPNDPRIPAGQSVTERFPVLTYGPTPRVSKEALELKVFGLADELTFTWQDLMNMPQTSITKDFHCVTHWSKMEVAWTGVLTTELMKHLALKDGASHVMLHCYGGYTTNLKLDDFLAESCLLAHKLFGEDIPVEHGGPLRTIIPQLYAWKSAKWLSGLEFMSQNVPGFWERNGYHMRGDPFGEERYG